The Actinomyces wuliandei genome contains the following window.
GTCCGCGGCTGCGGCCACCGCCGCCCTGCCCGCCACCGCCTCCGAGCCCGCCCAGGTCCGCCTGGTGGGCACCGACCTGGACACGGTCAAGGCCTCCCGGCCGGAGGCGGGCTACCTGGTCGAGTGGGACATCCCCGACGGCATCGACATGGACACCTACCTCACCCGCAAGGCGGAGAAGTCACCCCTGTACGCCCAGGTGCCCGAGGTCAGCTTCCTGCGCACCTACGTGCGCGAGGACATGGAGAAGTGCCTGTGCCTCTACAACGCCCCGGACGAGGACGCCGTCCGTCGGGCACGTGACGCCGTGTCCACCCCGATTGACCGCCTGCACGCCCTGGAGAAGGTCGAGCCCTGACATGACAGTCGCCACCCCTACCACAACCGCCACGACAACCGCCACGCCCACTCCCGCTGGTACGGCCTGCGCCGCTTCTGCCCCCGGTACGGGTGCGCGCCCCGCCCTGGTCTGGGCCACGGGCGCCGACGCCGGGCAGGAGGGCCTGCGCGACGCCGCCGCCCCCTTTGCCCGTGAGGCAGCGGCCCTGGCCAGCCAGGTCGACTCCGGTCAGGCCAGCCCCCGTCCCCTGCTCAGCAGGCTGGGCGAGGCGGGGCTGCTTGACCTGGGAGTCCAGGAGCTCCTTGACGGGGACCCTCAGGCTGCTGACGTGCGCGCACCTGCCGGACTCATCGCCGCCCTGGCGAGGGAGTGCATGTCGACCGCCTTCGGCCTGTGGGCGCACCGCATGGTCCTGGACTACCTCGCCAGGGGCGTGCGCAGCCAGGCCACGCAGACAGTGCTCGGCGAGCTGCGTTCTGGCAGGCGTCTGGGCAGCACGGCGATGGCCTCCGGCCTCAAGTGGCTGGCGGGGGTGGAGGACCTGGCCGTCCGGGCGGTGCCGGACGGCCAGGGGTGGCGGCTCACCGGATTCATCTCCTGGGCCTCCAACCTGTGTGACGACTCCGTCGTGGTCCTGCCTGCCAGCACCCCGCAGGGCACGGTCGTGGTCTGGGTGGAGGCCCGGGCGCTGGAGGTCCGGCCTGTGACCGGCCTTCTCGCCCTCAACGCCACGGCCTCGGGCACGATTCGCCTGCGCGACGTCGCGGTGGGTCCCAGCCAGGTGGTCAGCACCGAGCTGGCCAGCCTGGCCCGGGGCTTCAAGCCGACGATGCTCATCCTCCAGTCCGCCTTCTGCCTGGGCCTGGCGCAGCGCTCCCTGGAGGAGGCCCGCAGCAGCCAGGACCGGGGCGCCAACACGGTCTTCCACGAGGACGTCGCCATCCTGGCCCGCGAGCTGCAGCGGTTCCGTGAGCGCTGGGAGGCAGCGGCCGCCGACACCGGCAGTGCCAGCATGGCCGAGGTCCTGCGGCTGCGCCTGGAGGCAGCCTCCCTGGCAGGTCGGGCCACCCGGCTGGAGGCCACCCTGGCGGGCGGGCGCGGCTACCAGGAGAGGACCGACGCCTCACGCCGCTTCCGTGAGGCCGCCTTCCTGCCCGTCCAGTCTCCTTCGGAAGGACACTTGCGGTGGGAACTGTCCTCGCTCGCCTGAGACGCGCCCGGGTCCGCTACGGCCACGTGGACGCGCTGCACGACGTCAGCCTCGACCTCGCCGCAGGGCGCCAGCTGGCGGTCCTGGGACCCAGCGGCGCAGGGAAGTCGACGCTGCTGCGGCTGCTCACCCGGGAGCTGGCCCCCGACTCAGGCAGCATCGAGTGGTCCTCCTCAGGCCTGCGTGAGGGGGTCGTGCGCCAGCAGCCCCTGCTGTTCGACTGGCTGACGATCCGGGAGAACGTCGCCCTGGGGCAGCAGTTCCGGGCCAACCACGTGGACCAGGCCCTGGTGGCAGAACTGATGGACCTGCTGGGGATAACCCCGGTAGCGGGCTCCTACCCGGACCAGGTCTCGGGTGGCCAGGCCCAGCGGGCCTCCTTCGCCCGGGCGCTGGCCATCCGCCCCGACCTGCTCATCCTGGACGAGCCCTTCAGCGCGCTCGACCCGGCCACGCGCGCCGACCTCCAGCTGTGGCTGCGCCAGGAGCTGACCGGTAGGGGTCTCAGCAGCGTCCTGGTCACCCATGACCTGGACGAGGCTCTCGTGCTGGCCGACGACATCGTCATGATTGCTGCCGGGCGGGTGACGCGCCGCTGGGCCAACCCGGAGCCCGCCGCCGACCAGGCGGCGGCCCTGCACCACCCGCTGCGGCGCAGCCTGCGCGAGGCCTACGCCTGTGTCGCCTCAGAGCCCCGGGGCCAGGAGGACCCGGGAACCGCCCAGGCCACCAAGGACCGGGCCGGGGGCCAGGCCGAGGACCAGGCCGGGACGGCCGAGGACCGGACTGCGGAGAGCCACCGTGCGACGCCGTGACCTGCTGGGCACCGCGGGGCACCTGGCCTCGCTCGGCGTGGTGGCTTCCCTGGCGGGCCGGGGTGCGTGGCAGGCGGCATCCGCGTCCGGAGGCGGCGGGCAGGGGCTGCTGGGACGTCCTCTGAGAGTGGGCTACCTGCCCGTCACCGACGCCGCCGCGCTGCTGGTGGCTCACCACCGGGGCCTGTGGGAGGCCGCCGGGGTCCCCTCGGCCCCGCCGGTGCTCTTCCGCTCCTGGGACGCCGTGGGCCAGGCGCTCGTCGTCGGCGAGGTGGACGTGGTCCACATGCTGCTGCCGATGGCCCTGCAGCTGAGGCTGGCCCAGGAGGCCCCGGTCCGTGTGGTGGCCTGGGGGCACACCAACGGCTCGGCGATGGTGACCTCCACCTCTGTCACCGAGACCGCCCAGCTGGCGGGGCGCAGACTGGCCGTGCCCTACTGGTGGTCGGTCCACTCCGTCCTGACCCAGCACCTGGTCGCCGCCTGCGGTCTGCGTCCTGTCATCGGGGCCTCGCCGGGGTCGCAGGAGGTTGAGCTGGTGGTCATGCCTCCGGCGGAGATGGTCTCCGCCCTGGCCAGCGGATCGATTGCGGGCATGACGGTGGCTGACCCCTTCGGTGCCGTCGCCGAGCTGGAGGGGGCGGGCCGGGTCCACCGTCTCCTGGGTGACGTGTGGCGCGACCATGCCTGCTGCGGCGTCGTCGTGCGCCAGGAGCTTATCGACACCGCCCCGGACGCGGTCCACGCCCTTCTTGACGGCCTCGTCGCGGCACAGGACTGGCTGGAGGCCCACCGCCAGGAGGCCGCCGAGGTGCTGACAGCAGGAGGGTGGCTGCCCCAGTCCCAGACCGCCGTGGCCCGGGCGCTGCAACGCCCCGAGCCCGGTGGGGTGAGCCACCCGGACTGGCACGGGCAGCGTCTGGGCTTCTCCGCCTTCCCGCACCTGTCCTGCACCGAGCGGCTGGTGACCCTGTTGGGCGACACGGCTGTGGACGGTGACCGCTCCTTCCTTGAGCGTCTGGACCCCGTGCAGGCCCACGGCCTCGTCGTCGACGACCGGTTCGTGCGTGCGGCCCTGGAACGTGCCGGGCGCACGGTGCCGCCACGCAGTGAGGAGGTGTCCGCATGAGCGTGCTCACCAGGCCCATGGGTTGGAGGGCAGGAGCCTGGCGCCGACGCCCTGCGTTGCCTGCCGTGGGCGTGCTGGCAGCTGTCAGCCTGTGGTGGCTGCTCACCGACGTCCTGCTCGCCAGCCGACCCCTGGTGCCGCAGTTCTCCCCTGCAC
Protein-coding sequences here:
- a CDS encoding DUF4242 domain-containing protein, with protein sequence MSTLFLVELTPAPTPQAATDSNDSSAQTRPDVSRLLSRLFQEAPAHSVELIEAQVTADLATVFVILEAEDAASAAAATAALPATASEPAQVRLVGTDLDTVKASRPEAGYLVEWDIPDGIDMDTYLTRKAEKSPLYAQVPEVSFLRTYVREDMEKCLCLYNAPDEDAVRRARDAVSTPIDRLHALEKVEP
- a CDS encoding acyl-CoA dehydrogenase family protein; translation: MTVATPTTTATTTATPTPAGTACAASAPGTGARPALVWATGADAGQEGLRDAAAPFAREAAALASQVDSGQASPRPLLSRLGEAGLLDLGVQELLDGDPQAADVRAPAGLIAALARECMSTAFGLWAHRMVLDYLARGVRSQATQTVLGELRSGRRLGSTAMASGLKWLAGVEDLAVRAVPDGQGWRLTGFISWASNLCDDSVVVLPASTPQGTVVVWVEARALEVRPVTGLLALNATASGTIRLRDVAVGPSQVVSTELASLARGFKPTMLILQSAFCLGLAQRSLEEARSSQDRGANTVFHEDVAILARELQRFRERWEAAAADTGSASMAEVLRLRLEAASLAGRATRLEATLAGGRGYQERTDASRRFREAAFLPVQSPSEGHLRWELSSLA
- a CDS encoding ABC transporter ATP-binding protein gives rise to the protein MGTVLARLRRARVRYGHVDALHDVSLDLAAGRQLAVLGPSGAGKSTLLRLLTRELAPDSGSIEWSSSGLREGVVRQQPLLFDWLTIRENVALGQQFRANHVDQALVAELMDLLGITPVAGSYPDQVSGGQAQRASFARALAIRPDLLILDEPFSALDPATRADLQLWLRQELTGRGLSSVLVTHDLDEALVLADDIVMIAAGRVTRRWANPEPAADQAAALHHPLRRSLREAYACVASEPRGQEDPGTAQATKDRAGGQAEDQAGTAEDRTAESHRATP
- a CDS encoding ABC transporter substrate-binding protein: MRRRDLLGTAGHLASLGVVASLAGRGAWQAASASGGGGQGLLGRPLRVGYLPVTDAAALLVAHHRGLWEAAGVPSAPPVLFRSWDAVGQALVVGEVDVVHMLLPMALQLRLAQEAPVRVVAWGHTNGSAMVTSTSVTETAQLAGRRLAVPYWWSVHSVLTQHLVAACGLRPVIGASPGSQEVELVVMPPAEMVSALASGSIAGMTVADPFGAVAELEGAGRVHRLLGDVWRDHACCGVVVRQELIDTAPDAVHALLDGLVAAQDWLEAHRQEAAEVLTAGGWLPQSQTAVARALQRPEPGGVSHPDWHGQRLGFSAFPHLSCTERLVTLLGDTAVDGDRSFLERLDPVQAHGLVVDDRFVRAALERAGRTVPPRSEEVSA